The Tenacibaculum sp. MAR_2010_89 genome has a window encoding:
- a CDS encoding histidine decarboxylase → MKATTQQERLNQLLEKITKARDTFLGYPVSKDFDYSELYEFLKYPINNLGDPFEDSTYKVQTHEIEREVVNFFAKLFRANPKDYWGYVTNGGSESNLYGLYIAREMYPKAMVYYSESTHYSVKKNIHLLNIPSIVIRSQENGEIDYNDLEETLKFNRHKPAIVLTTYGTTMKEAKDDVSKVKGILKKLAIQDHYIHCDGALAGSFGAFVEPKIPFDFMDGADSISISGHKFIGSPIPAGVIVTRRSLRDRVSKGISYIGSLDTTITGSRNGHSPLFLWYAINKLGIDGLKARYNHSLEVAKYCNQELLKIGVNAWRNPGAITVVLPKMSNTIKEKWQLATEDDITHIICMPNVTKDQIDHFIKDVAFSLHEKEEEELAYF, encoded by the coding sequence ATGAAAGCTACTACACAACAAGAACGTCTTAACCAGCTTTTAGAGAAGATTACTAAAGCTAGAGATACTTTTTTAGGCTATCCAGTATCTAAAGATTTTGATTATTCAGAACTTTACGAGTTTTTAAAATACCCTATTAATAATCTTGGAGATCCATTTGAAGACAGTACCTACAAAGTACAAACTCATGAAATTGAACGAGAAGTTGTAAATTTTTTCGCAAAATTGTTTAGAGCAAATCCAAAAGATTACTGGGGATATGTTACCAATGGAGGATCGGAAAGTAATTTGTATGGTTTATATATTGCTAGAGAAATGTACCCAAAAGCGATGGTTTATTACTCAGAATCTACGCATTATAGTGTTAAAAAGAATATCCATTTATTAAATATCCCAAGTATTGTTATTCGCTCACAAGAAAATGGAGAAATAGATTATAACGATTTAGAAGAAACTTTAAAATTTAACAGACATAAGCCTGCAATTGTTTTAACCACTTACGGTACTACAATGAAAGAAGCAAAGGATGATGTATCTAAAGTAAAGGGTATCTTAAAAAAATTAGCTATTCAAGATCATTATATTCATTGTGATGGAGCACTTGCCGGATCATTTGGAGCATTTGTTGAACCAAAAATTCCTTTTGATTTTATGGATGGTGCTGATAGTATTTCAATTAGCGGGCATAAATTTATAGGCTCACCAATACCTGCTGGAGTTATTGTTACCAGGCGCTCTTTACGTGATCGTGTATCAAAAGGTATTTCATATATTGGCTCTTTAGATACAACTATAACAGGCTCAAGAAACGGACATAGTCCATTATTTTTATGGTATGCAATAAATAAACTTGGCATAGATGGTTTGAAAGCTAGATATAATCACAGTTTAGAAGTTGCCAAATATTGTAATCAAGAATTACTTAAAATTGGTGTTAATGCATGGAGAAATCCAGGAGCTATAACTGTTGTATTACCTAAAATGTCTAATACTATCAAAGAAAAATGGCAATTAGCTACTGAAGATGATATTACACATATAATTTGTATGCCTAATGTTACTAAAGATCAAATAGATCATTTTATTAAAGATGTAGCTTTTTCATTACATGAAAAAGAAGAAGAAGAACTTGCTTATTTTTAA
- a CDS encoding Lrp/AsnC family transcriptional regulator, giving the protein MDRIDREILMHLQENAKQNTKEIATKIGLTVTPTYERIKKLEQSGYVKKYVALLDRNLIGKQIIAYCQITLFKHQKELIDSFKENILSLPEVMECHHVSGNFDFLLKVAVNDMNQFQGLINEKLSVFEGISTIQSSFVMNSFKDTTVFDL; this is encoded by the coding sequence ATGGATAGAATAGACAGAGAAATACTAATGCATTTGCAAGAAAATGCAAAGCAGAATACGAAAGAAATAGCCACAAAAATTGGCTTAACGGTAACACCAACCTATGAAAGAATTAAAAAGTTAGAGCAAAGTGGTTATGTAAAAAAATATGTTGCTTTATTAGATAGAAATCTTATTGGTAAACAAATAATAGCTTATTGTCAAATTACATTATTCAAACATCAAAAAGAGTTGATTGATTCTTTTAAGGAAAATATTTTAAGTCTTCCAGAAGTAATGGAGTGTCACCATGTATCTGGTAATTTTGATTTCTTATTAAAAGTAGCAGTAAATGATATGAACCAATTTCAAGGATTAATTAACGAGAAACTTTCGGTATTTGAAGGAATCTCAACTATACAAAGCTCATTTGTTATGAATTCTTTTAAAGACACTACAGTGTTTGATTTATAA
- a CDS encoding rhomboid family intramembrane serine protease has product MPDIGTVGLLILIANGFVSYQGFENWQFLNTYKFQVDKILINKDYKRLISSGFLHVNWTHLIFNMFSLYSFGASLELRLGSIYFALIYFTSLLAGNLFALLIHKNHGKYSAVGASGAVCGVIFASIALIPNIRVGILFLPVSIPGWLFGLLYISYTIYGIKSNNDNIGHEAHLGGAVIGMITAIIISPSSLTQNYIPILLSLVPTLIFIFFILVKPHLLLVDNPFKTQKKPQTIDEKYNEERALNKKEFNLLLEKIHKKGIDKLTAKEKEKLDEYSKANRK; this is encoded by the coding sequence ATGCCAGATATTGGAACTGTCGGATTACTTATATTAATTGCTAATGGCTTTGTTTCTTATCAAGGTTTTGAAAATTGGCAATTTTTAAATACCTATAAATTTCAGGTTGACAAAATATTAATCAACAAAGATTATAAAAGGCTAATAAGTTCTGGTTTTTTACATGTAAACTGGACTCACCTTATCTTTAACATGTTTAGTTTATATTCTTTTGGAGCGAGTTTAGAACTTCGATTAGGATCTATTTACTTTGCTTTAATATACTTTACTAGCTTACTTGCAGGGAATTTATTCGCTTTATTGATTCATAAAAACCATGGAAAGTATAGTGCTGTAGGTGCTTCTGGAGCTGTTTGTGGAGTTATATTTGCTTCAATAGCTTTAATTCCTAACATTCGAGTAGGTATTTTATTTTTACCGGTATCAATTCCTGGTTGGTTATTTGGTCTTTTATACATTAGCTATACAATTTATGGTATTAAATCTAATAATGATAATATAGGGCATGAAGCTCATTTAGGAGGAGCAGTAATAGGAATGATTACAGCAATTATAATTAGCCCTAGTTCATTAACCCAAAACTACATCCCTATTCTACTTTCTCTTGTACCAACATTAATCTTTATCTTTTTTATTTTGGTAAAACCTCATTTATTACTCGTTGATAATCCTTTTAAAACTCAAAAAAAGCCTCAAACTATTGATGAGAAATACAACGAAGAAAGAGCACTAAATAAAAAAGAATTTAATCTTTTACTTGAAAAAATCCATAAAAAAGGTATTGACAAACTAACTGCAAAAGAAAAAGAAAAATTAGACGAATACTCAAAAGCAAATAGAAAATAA